ATTTCCTACAGACATTTGTTCTGCGATGTATATCACCTGTCCATTGCCTTTGCAATTAAAGACATGGCTTATTTTGTCAACATTGTAGCCACCTATTTTTCATCTGGATTTTAGTGAATCTCTAATTTTCCCACAAAGAACAAGATCATGCCATATGCTAAGGCTGTAAACACATCCAACGACAGAGGGAGAGGAGTGGGAGCTAGGTGCTACCTGGCTTTCCCCTCCCccattattttaatatggttTGTTTCTTTATCAAAAGTTGTTCTTCTCTCTTATACCCATATGCCTTAAGTAATAGAAAGATCGACCAAAAATGTTGATTTTAAGGTatgagtaattaaaaaaataaatcttgataactCCAAATCCAAAACCAATCACGCGTGTTTGTTTCTTCATCAAAACTTGAGTTTCTCTCTAATATTTCTATGCCTTCAGCAATATAAAGGTCTATCCAAACACCTAGACTAGctaattctccaaaaaaaaaacatagattaGAAGGTCAAAAGTGTTGTTATTAAGGTATGCGTAATAGGAAAATGTCGATTACTCCAAATCCACAACCAAACGCAGGCTATGGCCCTTAACTTTCCCCTCCCCCtttattttaatactttttttttgctaggcGAAAAACAAGGtcaaataatttagaagaaattcCTAAATATTAACATCAACCAATGAACCTATACCCTCAAAAATGGGCTTGTAGTCCTTAACAACCAAGTTCATCAGTCGGGAATCACTAGCCATTCCTTCATTGAAAATGTTACTGTATTCTGGGTTTTGGTTGCAATAGTCGCAGAGACCTTTCCCATGTTCTTTCTCAAAAGGTGTGAGCTCACTCCCCTGAAACCAATCTCCCAAGAACTGCCATGGGCTTACAAGTCCAGGATCAACCATTGCCAGAACAAATGGTGATAAGCTAGTGGCATTATCTTTGAGGATAAGCCTAGAAGAAGGTGTGAGGGTAtaggcttcttctttttctttttcttgatttcCATGAACTGTTGTTTTAGCGAAGAAGCCAGAGTGCACCAATAGATGCATAAGCTTGTGCACACAGCTAGTTTTTTTGGGGTGAATATTAAGCTTAGAGACCAACTCTTGGAGAGTAATGGGTTTGCCATGGTTGTGGATTGCGTCAAGAATGCCTAGTTGAATTGCACATTTAAGTGACATCGAATCTATGTAGCTAAAAATGTGCTTATACAAATGACACTGAACCTGAAATAACTCACTCACTCCCTCACCATGAATGAGATCCATCTTAGTGCTGGTCTCTTTGATTCTAAGCTTCTTTTACTTCTCCATGAGGTCTAGCTGCCTTCTTATATATAGATTGTTGGATTGTGTGGCCAAATAGCCCACGATATAGATGTTGAAATGTGTGGTTAAATATCTCACAATGTGTATGTGTGTAATTCTCAAAAGAAATTACCTTACACAATATTGTATATGAGATGTGTCAGGGGCGAAAAAGTTTCCTTCCCGACAAATAAGATTTATGTTGGGTCGGAGGGTCTATACCGAAGCTCGACGATGGGCTTGATGCACggcccaaaggctatcggtgaaGATTCAAGAAGTCCACTATATTTTATGCCTTGGGCTTAGATTGGAACTATCAAGAGTGGCCCATGAACAATCCCTACAGTGAACACGTCAGCACGGTTGAAAAATATACTGTAAGAAATAACCCAGCAGTAAAGTATTTTCGCAGGAAACAGCCCAGCAGTAAAAATATTTCTGCAGAAAAGGGCCCAGCTGTTAAGGTACTCCTGCAGAAAATAACCCAGCAGTAAAGTAAAACGAAATTAGTTACTTTACAAACTAAGGGAAACATCTATGTTTTCAGACTCATCATTTGTTAGCTCTGGAGAGGAATCTTCTAATACAACAATATGAGGGAAAAACTTTATAGTGATAGTCACATCATAACCATTGATAGtaaatgaatagataaatatCATAGGTTtcataataacaaataatggaGAAGacttagtgtgagatgaagggaaagaaagAGATCCCAACTAGCGCAGCAAGATCATTATGGTGCCATGGCATGCTCatgaatataatatatgtattgagTAGAGAGAATCATTTGTGAGTGGTATGAGTAATGAGTGAAAGTGTATAGTAGTACTGCTGAAATATTCTACTGGGGCAAGTAAGTGTTTATGAGTAGAGTTATGAGAAAGTATTTGTGAGTTAGGAGCTAGAAGACTTAGTTTCTATGcttgaaactaagaactcaGAGACTTTTCAGAGCTTAGAGAAAGCCTAAACAGAGAGGTTAAGGCAGAAACTTTTCTGGTGTAAGCCTTAATGTGTTCTTGGTTGTTGAAGCATTAATGGAGAGCTTCATTTATATTAAGGTTTTCAGGGGGTGATTAGCAAATAATCTTTGCTAAATCTCCCTTAATCTCCAGAAAATCTTTAAAGAATCGTTCCTAAGATTTTAGATAAGAGTAGTAAGCTTAACTTTAGAAGTTTTCTGCTGTTTTGGGTAATCACAACTAGGTTTCTGGTTTTAGCATTGAATGCTGATTAGCCTTGGCTAATGGGATTAGAGAATGCTttaggctaatgatcttggATATGCTGCAACTAGAATCAGAGTTCCCTAGGGTAGATTGGAccaccccaagccaggtgtcaaccTTGGAGCCCTTGCTGAGAACTCTGTTGGGATCCCCTTtggtgccctccaaaccacatttccctCAGTTCCCCATTTGGGGTCCATGTGCTTGGTTCATGAACcagaaaatacatatttttagtatGAAAAATGAGCTGATTTTGTgttgtttcaggagtttcactGGTCTGGTCATGGTAGCTTTGTTTTCTTGACTGAATGAGCTGGAGGAGAAAGAAGTAACAGCCGGCTGAAGCTTTCCCAGCTTTTTGTGACATCACCTTTAGCTTTATGTCACTTGAGAGATGATGGGATTTCAGCTTGTGGAGGAAGGATTCATCCCCTGGTGGACACATGTTTGTTTTCTGATTGATTAGACATGTTGGGACCTGATGTGAGGGAGCTCCagctatttatttattgctgAAATTTGGCTAACCAGTTCACGTGTTTTTCAATTGTTGAAATTTGCTTATGGGTTGGTCTGATCTAGCTGGGCTTTGTTGATAAACTTGCTTGGGCTTTGTTAACCCTACAAAATGAGTAGTTTTGCCATGGGTGATATTCATGGGCTTTATAGTTTGGTTATGAAAATAATAGACATAGTTCccataaaattttgtcaaaGAGATATTCTTTTGAGAAATGAATAATTTGTATTTCCCATGAGTTAGGGATTTaacaaataatgaaataatatttgaatttagtaaatatgtgccaaaatagcatttgggCTTCATGAAATAGTTGCCAAAAGATTATTTGGGCTTTGCAAAAAATAAGTGCCAAATTAACATTTGGGCTTTGAGTGTAAAGTAATTGCTTTTGCCAAAATgctattttgggttttgtaagaTAATTGCCAGAATGGTTTTAGGTTTTGTAAAATGAATGCCAAATTAACATTTGggcttttataaaaaatagcgTAAGATAattgccaaattagtatttgggctttacgaaaaaattgccaaaataatatttgggctttataaaatagtgccaaattaggAATTTGAGCTTTGTGAAAAATAGATGCCAAATGAGAATTTGGGCTTTGAAAAATAGTGCCAAATAGGAATTTGGGCTTTGtgaaaatgattttgagattttgtaaagtattgccgtgtagcaacgggctttgtaAATAGTGTCGCATCATAGCAATTTTTGTAAATAGTGCCGCATCGTAGCGGGCTTTGAATTTGCCACATCTTAGTGGGACTTTTGGAATTAGCCACATCGTAGTGGGACTTGGAATTTGAgctttctttgagttttgccCACAAGCCAAGtgatgttgggctttttgtGGGGATAGTGTAATTTGCAGCCCAATTTTGGTAGTGATATGATGAGCATATTTTGTGGAGAATTTAAGTTGAATGATATGTGGGATATAATAGGTAATATTTGTAAGAGGGCCCATGACAATTTATGTGCTTGAGTACGGAGTATTTGTGAAGGCCCAATAATATGGAgaatattttggtaatatatatGGGAAATATTTATATAGGTTTTAAATAATATGTGGGcttatgtgggtattttgtgagTGGGCCAATAAAATCAAGGCCcgaaaatttgtacctcaacaaGATGATTATCTATACtgtatactattatttaagggacCTTCTCTGTTTGGGAtcctcgtttttttttttgttcaaaaatattCCTACACACCTATGTTTTTCCAATGAtaaaactaaaagacaatttGGTAAAAATACAACCCTAActtccactaaaacattgcctaaaaaataggattCCTTTcctattgattttcaaattgttttatccatttataaattagattttcaaaaaaaaaatatataaaaaaaaaaaaaacaaagacaattTTATTTCCTATGAAATAGGACCACTAAGCTCAACGTtttcactaaacaaaaaaaaaaatctcaccaCATGTGCGAAGCGCGTGTGAAGAGGCtagttattaataaaattgtttgaatAATGGAATTGCATGTTTTGGCCATGATTGGTTGTGTGAGGTTTAACATGGTCAAATATTTAGTTGAGATTTCTTAGGGATAATGAGTTGTGAATGGGGGCAGTGAGGTGGATAAGAGATttgattttaacatttaaataaacGTTAGAGACTTTAACATTCATGTCCTAATTTGTAGGAACTGAAATAAACGTTGGTAACTTTTGTGGGTCTTTAAATATCCCACTTGAGATCTCTAGATAAGATAAACCAATGGCAACCCAAACACTATTTCACTCTTATCTATTCATTTGAATATACGTTTTAAATATTTCTCTCATAGTGTCTTAGTACGTTTAAGATATTTGCTCTCTTAGTGTTACAGATATTTCTCTCTTAGTGTCTTAGTACGTTTAAGagttctatttcaatttgagttctatttcaattttgtttcattGCATTAGAGCTTTGAAGCAAGTCTACTTTCCTAGTAAAGTCGtgcaactctttttttttttattgggtggGACTCTTGCTAAGTGGTGGAAGGCATTTCAATACTCCAACGTTCAACGGATTTCTTCGTTTTAACGTGAAACAATATAGATTTGgtacacacaaatttatttttttgggtttctccATCACGGTGCAATAGCTAAATTCTCAGCCATAGATTTAATCTAATGACTTAAATATTTGACACctcaacaaataataaaaagactATTTTGCCCTTAAAGAATTTCACCCGCCCACTGTTTCAGTTTCAGCCCTAGCTTTTCATAAACtcagggcatgtttggtagactgtaataggtattgtaatgtaatagttattcctatggtttagttattctttagtttggttatgtttttattacaatgaatagtcATTTCTTATGATtctatgaatagctattcttcaaaatgaggaataattattcctctttaaaagaTTGTATtagttattccttagtaagtgtaataatttcaaaacttaatatacttccaaataaacaaactttctatatacatctaacaagtataaaaataaaaaatcataaaaaataacacatatctctcttaaatttaaaaataacaatttttaaggagaatAATTGTATGaataagatatttcctaaaaataaatgttaagttttattctaatattataactcacaaccaacctaatgaatatgtttagttattacattacaacacactTTATTActggtaataaagattacaattcatGTTGTAATtctcattcagtgtaccaaacataccctcatttttttctctctctctctctcccctgcGCAGCTGCCTCTCCTTCAACCCATTCTCTGCCTCTCCTTCAATCCATTGTCACAGCAGCCCGGTAGTCCACACAACGCCAAGCCTCTCTCTTTGCCATCACTGTTGCTTCGATGAACCAATTTTCTGAACCTCCATAGCTTAGAGAACCTAGTAGAGTTACTATTCTTCCAAAGCTCTGGCAAAGCTTCAAGCTCATCTGATTCCAACGTTGACTAAGAAGACCCTTCTTGCTCTTTAACAAAAAAACTGCTTCCCTCTTTCTCGTGTGTGAAGCTGTCCCAAGTCCCAACTCTCATGGAGTGAAGGTCTCTCTGAAGCAAAGAAGCCACTAGCCGGATCAGTGGTTCTGACTATACTTGTCCATTGTATCGTCAGAAAATCCCCAAAATCCCCTTTGTCCTCCTCTTTCTGGTAccccttttccctttttcacTTCCTATATATTTGTGTGCGCGTTTGTTAtgtataaggattttttttttttttttttttttttagaatcgtTATGTATAAGATAATTTaatggtagtgaagaagaattTCAAATAGGCAATGAATTTTTTGGAGTCTAATTAAGTGGAATCGTTAATTTTTGAAGTGTCCCATATGATAAAAATTactccattttcattttctttgtccTAGTATCAGTAGTGGTTGGCCATTTGGGTTTTATgctgaaaattcaatttttgcttCAAGAAAACTAAACATAGAAAAATCTGGGCTTTTGTTGTAAATTTGATAACTTTTCGTAAAATGAAGCTTAATTGCTTTAAACTTGAAGGTTAATTTCTTTAATCTTAATTGCTTAATTGCTGTGATGTAGGAATGGAGGATGTTCTGGGGAGCTATGTGtttgggaagaagaagacaacagAAGTTGCTCAATTGTAAGTACTTAAAGACTAGAATCcttgaaatattgattttatatggttctatatttgttttgctattttgatTCTTTACAAAGATTTTAAACCTTGCTAATTCGGATTAAGATGTAGTTGATTAGAAGGAAATAGAAAAAATCACTTCACCACCTCTTTTGCACTGagccttttgtttttggtacCTCTTGAGCAATTTTAGGAGGTTTTTCCACTTTGACATTAGCTAGAAATTCTGTTGCTTGGTCATGAggtattctaaaaaatatttttcttttttgtccttCTAAGTTTACGTAAGTACATGttctttttccttaaatttGGATTGATTATCCAGCTGTGTATTATTCTAGTAGGATAATATATTTGGCATGTTGTAGTTCATTTTATACATACAAACTATGGCTCTTGAAAGGTGAACTTGTGAGGAAACTTTTTGTTGTCTTGAATTGTCACCAGTCATACTTTACAAGTTTTGCCCAAATGTTAAGCAATAAATTAcagatttttatatatttgttagtgcatgtccaaaatattttgggttttttattcgAAATAATCTTCCAAAATTTGGTGattctatttttcttctaaTAAAACATCAAGTATTTCTAGATGAACTTTGATTCTACTTGGACATTTCTATGTTATTCAAATATGGTTCTGATTTGTACAGTAAAGCAAGAATTGCAACTAATTTATTAGGCATAGTTGATCATGTGAATAGCCtagtttattttatgttttcatttaCTGAGGCTGAAATGTTATATGGAGTAATGACCATATGTCCCTTGTTTTCTtgttaataggaaaaaaatttagcctTTATTGGCCAAAAGTTTAATGTATCTTTTGAGAAAAGCTTTTGAAACATTCCATGATCAATTGAAGCACCATGTATCCTGAAGTCAACCTAGGCTAATGTAGCAATGGagtgcttgatttttttttttttttttccccagctTTTTGGTGATGGTGGAGAAACTGTCAAAAAGGGAGCTAGAACAATGGGCCACTACGGGTAATTTGGAATGCAAGAATAAAGCTTACTTCGAGAAAATTTAGACACAACCAAAGGCCATCTTTGGAGGGAGTTTTAGTGATGTTGGAGACATAGCACAAGCTATCAGCTACTCATGCACATTTTTAAATATGGGGCTATAGTTATTTACGACCTGGGCTTGTATCTTCATCGAAaggtttttgtttggttgagggATAGCCTAGTTTTTATCTTTGTGTGGCTCCTAGCCTAGCTTGGGGTGTGTGCCCAAGCTATTTACCTCTGTATACAGATTTACAtttctttgaataaaattttctattaacaTTGAATGTATTCTCTAATTTTGACGCAAGaatttccttatttatttatacaacAATCTTACAAGAATGTAGAGTTCAAACCAAGAGAATGTACTAACATGTTTTATCCTTTCATGATATTATTTTGAGAATGCAATTAAttgtgtgattttatttttaatttctaatgcTTCAAGTTGAACTAGTAGAACAATTTTGATGTTGCATTAGAATCACAAACCGATACATGAGACAAAAGATAAACAAGAAAAGGATTTGATCCAAGAATGAAAAAACTTCTATTGAAATGTAAACTTTGAttacaaaaacataataataataacaagagTTCTAATAAAATATACACATCCATGGGCAAAGATTCACTTAAAATAGGTGGTGCCAGCAGTTTCCAAATCACCAACAGTGGCTAAGGAGTTGGAACTCTTTGGATAAGCTCAAAAACATAACCATCAGGATCCTTCACAAAGGCAATAACAGATTGTCCACCTTTAATAAGATCAGGCTCTCTAGTGACAAAACCACCCTTGGCCCAGATGTCTTCAACCAATTTGTAAACCTAAATGTTCAAGGAATGCATAATTCAGCCTCAACACTAAAACAGAAATTACATCAACAATCTtccaataatataaaaatgaaacttAC
This genomic stretch from Quercus lobata isolate SW786 chromosome 3, ValleyOak3.0 Primary Assembly, whole genome shotgun sequence harbors:
- the LOC115980731 gene encoding trans-resveratrol di-O-methyltransferase-like; the protein is MDLIHGEGVSELFQVQCHLYKHIFSYIDSMSLKCAIQLGILDAIHNHGKPITLQELVSKLNIHPKKTSCVHKLMHLLVHSGFFAKTTVHGNQEKEKEEAYTLTPSSRLILKDNATSLSPFVLAMVDPGLVSPWQFLGDWFQGSELTPFEKEHGKGLCDYCNQNPEYSNIFNEGMASDSRLMNLVVKDYKPIFEGIGSLVDVNI